The following proteins are co-located in the Streptococcus anginosus genome:
- a CDS encoding Spy0128 family protein gives MIKKAMNLVGVALLLASTILSPASAVAQTLSNQSSTVTTQSSPKTGTTEQPTSPTESTQKTADTSSSQGQQPATENKAEANSNEQENKPSTSKEESSDASQVKEDTSSQKASKVEEKSETQPGAPPAAKDTKDTQAAPKTQRAPKEIDAITKFSITDHNGKPLDKPLQQWERFKIDGQFKLPNNDVHEGDYTTFKISENLVLVSTPNFDIKDKDGQVVARATIDAENRLLKLTYTKYVENKSDVSGSFYFYTYVNHHIVKEKKKVPLQITVNRNIVPIGEVEFGGLTPPSQKDLTKVGNFKPDNTITYDITVNQSGKEVPDAKVTDILKTPNISYVKDSFEIYKGKWVIKDNRWVLENKKTVTNQFNVEFLSDSEFSIKLGKINKDEGYHIKYKAKANYKLQSGEVVENVASLWSSQTKIIDSIAKTTYLEAGGSAEGYVYSITLHKKDETSGSPLAGAVFRVTRDRNGAVVGDFTTDSTGKVTIPKLLKDNYTIKEIKAPDGYQLTGKEIKVKPEDFGTTKSITKDIVNKKIEKVSTQLQIEKELIGRKLKDREFEFELKKEGDQNPIQTKTNDVNGKVTFDPINYTEEGTHKYIISEKRKVNPEKGINYDPNDIYVTVVISRDASGKLVSTVKYEGIDGQGGREEKNKFTNYYLPEKTSTKLSVTKKLIGRKLQKNEFEFDLKENGQVLQTVKNAADGKVQFKELEYTKAGTYHYTISEKAGDVPGVEYEPNLISATVTVEDKGGKLEVTKVTYSKAGEETKTPTFENRYTPGKTFARLEVNKVLTGRQLQKDEFEFELTGKEDHIHQTKKNTAAGKVQFDRIEYTKAGEYHYTIKEKNNGLGGITYDSKEIKVTVKVTDDGKGKLNSEIFYENDDQTFKNTYSATKTNVQLSVKKVLTGRKLKAQEFEFDLVDNTEVSPTVGKILQTVKNNANGEVNFKSLEYTKAGTYEYFIRENKGSAPGVTYDQKFITVTVEVKEKSGKLEVSKVTYMTDGEEIKKPTFNNRYTPVKTSAKLEVKKVLTGRPLQEGEFEFELKDLQRNKKILETVKNTADGKVQFKELKYTKAGIYHYTISEKAGDVPGVEYEPNLISATVTVEDKGGKLEVTKITYSKAGEETKNPTFENRYTPGKTFARLEVNKVLTGRQLQKDEFEFELKEDGKPDVLQTAKNDAQGKVQFQVINYDKAGEYHYTITEKNNGLTGVTYDSSKVKVTVKVTDDGKGKLSTTVTYDGGKKNFKNTFTPKEITVPLQVTKALTGRNLQDDEFEFELYDGQNKLLQTVKNKADGTIPFKALKFTKTGLYNYLIKEKAGKVPGVGYDKQPIRVTIRVQQEDDGQLIYNIVYLGLDESGKNKISKQSFTNKYTAKGTDATFSVTKKLTGRALKDGEFSFDLKEDGKADVLQTKKNDKAGKVQFDAIKYQTVGTHKYTITEKNTGLGGVTYDTKTIKVTVEVTDNGKGQLVSKVTYENNDQTFNNTYSSQKVSAQLSVTKELTGRALNDQEFEFELVGSDDNVRQTTKNAADGRVTFDTIDYTKVGTYHYTIKEKDNGLGGVTYDKKEIKATVKVTDDGNGQLVAQVSYDTANPTFRNTYLAKETTATLEANKVLTGRDLEANEFAFDLIDPNGKVVDTVKNAKDGKISFKELAFKTAGTYTYTIKEQAGALGGVKYDTKVIKATVTVTDDGKGQLHATVAYENNQNTFTNTYLADKATATLSAKKLLEGRHLKEGEFEFELTGTDDQVRQTKTNAQDGSVTFDTIEYTKVGTYHYTITEKDTKLGGVKYDTKVIKVTVTVTDDGQGRLVTKVAYEKDDQTFKNTYSAAKTNAQLSVKKALTGRALKDGEFEFELKGQDDKVTQSKKNAQDGSVTFDTIEYTKASTYHYTITEKDTKLQGITYDKKVIKVTVTVTDDGNGHLVAKVSYDKNIKTFENRYTPPKKGLPKTGTVIHTVAIFIGLIVLVGAVYLIKKKS, from the coding sequence ATGATTAAAAAAGCGATGAATCTTGTTGGGGTTGCATTATTGCTGGCTTCAACAATCTTATCACCAGCTAGTGCTGTTGCTCAGACATTGTCGAATCAATCTTCTACAGTGACAACTCAGTCATCTCCGAAAACAGGAACGACTGAACAGCCAACGTCTCCTACTGAGTCAACGCAAAAGACAGCAGATACTAGTTCTAGTCAGGGGCAGCAGCCTGCTACTGAGAATAAAGCGGAAGCTAATTCAAATGAGCAGGAAAATAAGCCAAGCACTTCAAAAGAAGAAAGCTCTGATGCTAGCCAAGTAAAAGAAGATACATCTTCACAAAAAGCTAGTAAGGTAGAGGAAAAGAGTGAGACTCAGCCAGGAGCTCCACCTGCTGCTAAAGATACTAAAGATACCCAAGCAGCTCCTAAAACTCAAAGAGCCCCTAAAGAAATAGATGCGATTACGAAATTTAGCATTACCGATCATAATGGAAAACCGTTAGACAAGCCATTGCAACAATGGGAACGGTTTAAAATTGATGGTCAGTTTAAGTTGCCAAATAACGATGTGCATGAAGGGGATTATACAACATTCAAGATTTCAGAAAATCTGGTTTTGGTGTCAACTCCTAATTTTGATATTAAAGATAAAGATGGTCAAGTTGTAGCTCGTGCAACTATTGATGCAGAGAATCGACTATTAAAGTTGACCTATACAAAGTATGTTGAAAACAAATCAGATGTTTCTGGTAGCTTTTATTTTTATACTTATGTTAATCATCATATCGTAAAGGAAAAGAAAAAGGTTCCACTCCAAATTACAGTTAATCGGAATATAGTTCCGATAGGAGAAGTAGAGTTTGGAGGTTTAACTCCGCCATCACAAAAAGATTTGACAAAAGTAGGTAATTTTAAACCAGACAATACTATCACTTATGATATCACTGTAAATCAGTCAGGAAAAGAAGTTCCGGATGCAAAAGTAACTGATATTTTAAAAACACCAAATATTTCCTATGTTAAAGATAGTTTTGAAATTTATAAAGGAAAATGGGTCATTAAAGACAACCGATGGGTTTTAGAAAATAAAAAAACTGTTACAAACCAATTTAATGTGGAATTTTTATCTGACTCAGAATTTTCTATTAAATTAGGAAAAATAAATAAGGATGAAGGCTACCATATTAAATATAAAGCTAAGGCAAATTATAAATTACAAAGTGGTGAAGTTGTTGAAAATGTCGCATCGCTCTGGTCTAGTCAAACCAAAATTATAGACTCTATCGCCAAAACGACCTATCTAGAAGCGGGCGGAAGTGCAGAAGGCTATGTTTATTCTATAACCTTGCATAAAAAAGATGAGACCTCTGGATCACCTTTGGCAGGAGCAGTCTTTAGAGTAACACGTGATCGGAATGGTGCTGTTGTAGGAGACTTCACTACGGATAGTACAGGAAAAGTCACGATTCCTAAGTTGCTGAAAGATAATTATACTATTAAAGAAATTAAAGCGCCGGATGGTTATCAGTTAACAGGCAAAGAAATTAAGGTTAAACCTGAAGACTTTGGAACAACTAAATCCATAACAAAAGATATCGTCAATAAAAAAATTGAAAAAGTATCTACACAATTACAAATTGAGAAAGAATTAATTGGTCGGAAACTTAAAGATAGAGAATTTGAATTTGAATTGAAGAAAGAGGGAGACCAAAATCCAATTCAAACAAAAACAAATGATGTCAACGGTAAAGTAACATTTGATCCAATTAACTATACTGAAGAAGGTACGCATAAGTACATTATTTCTGAAAAACGCAAAGTAAACCCTGAAAAAGGGATTAATTATGATCCGAACGATATCTATGTGACAGTGGTTATTTCAAGAGATGCGTCTGGTAAGTTAGTGTCAACTGTCAAGTATGAAGGTATTGATGGCCAAGGTGGTAGAGAAGAAAAGAATAAGTTCACAAACTATTACCTTCCAGAGAAGACAAGCACAAAACTTTCTGTAACTAAGAAATTAATTGGTCGCAAACTTCAAAAAAATGAATTTGAGTTTGACTTAAAAGAAAATGGACAAGTTCTCCAAACTGTAAAAAATGCGGCTGATGGTAAGGTTCAATTCAAAGAGCTTGAGTATACAAAAGCAGGAACCTATCATTATACCATTAGTGAAAAAGCTGGTGATGTTCCAGGAGTTGAATATGAACCGAATCTTATCTCGGCAACTGTAACTGTCGAAGATAAGGGAGGAAAACTTGAAGTTACAAAGGTCACTTATTCGAAAGCTGGTGAGGAGACTAAAACCCCAACTTTTGAGAATCGCTATACTCCAGGAAAGACTTTCGCTCGATTAGAAGTGAACAAAGTTCTGACAGGCCGTCAGCTACAAAAAGACGAGTTTGAGTTTGAATTGACTGGTAAGGAAGATCATATTCACCAAACGAAGAAAAACACTGCAGCTGGGAAAGTCCAGTTCGATCGGATTGAATATACTAAAGCAGGTGAATACCATTACACTATTAAAGAAAAAAACAATGGTCTAGGTGGTATCACTTATGATTCGAAAGAAATAAAAGTTACTGTCAAAGTCACAGATGACGGCAAAGGAAAACTGAATTCTGAAATTTTCTATGAAAATGATGATCAAACTTTCAAGAACACATACTCAGCTACTAAAACAAATGTACAACTCTCCGTTAAGAAAGTATTGACTGGTCGCAAACTGAAAGCGCAAGAGTTTGAGTTTGATTTGGTTGATAATACTGAAGTTAGTCCAACTGTCGGTAAAATCTTGCAAACTGTTAAAAATAACGCCAATGGTGAGGTCAATTTCAAATCATTGGAATATACTAAAGCAGGAACTTATGAATATTTTATCCGAGAGAACAAAGGTTCTGCACCAGGAGTTACCTATGACCAAAAATTTATCACGGTAACAGTAGAAGTCAAGGAGAAATCCGGTAAACTTGAAGTTAGCAAAGTGACTTATATGACAGATGGAGAAGAAATTAAAAAACCAACTTTCAATAATCGCTATACTCCAGTTAAAACATCTGCTAAGTTAGAGGTGAAAAAGGTTTTAACAGGTCGTCCTCTTCAAGAAGGTGAATTTGAATTTGAACTCAAAGATCTACAACGAAATAAAAAGATTTTAGAAACTGTAAAAAATACGGCTGATGGTAAGGTTCAATTCAAAGAGCTTAAATATACTAAAGCAGGAATCTATCATTATACCATTAGTGAAAAGGCTGGTGATGTTCCAGGAGTTGAATATGAACCGAATCTTATCTCGGCAACTGTAACTGTCGAAGATAAGGGAGGAAAGCTTGAAGTTACAAAGATCACTTATTCGAAAGCTGGTGAGGAGACTAAAAACCCAACTTTTGAGAATCGCTATACTCCAGGAAAGACTTTCGCTCGATTAGAAGTGAACAAAGTTCTGACAGGTCGTCAGCTACAAAAAGACGAGTTTGAGTTTGAGTTGAAGGAAGATGGTAAACCAGATGTTCTTCAAACGGCTAAAAATGATGCCCAAGGAAAAGTTCAGTTCCAAGTTATTAACTACGACAAGGCAGGTGAGTACCACTACACCATTACAGAAAAAAATAATGGTCTGACAGGAGTTACTTATGACTCGAGCAAAGTCAAAGTCACAGTTAAAGTAACGGATGATGGTAAAGGGAAGCTAAGTACTACTGTGACTTATGACGGTGGTAAAAAGAACTTTAAGAATACGTTCACACCAAAAGAAATCACAGTGCCACTGCAGGTGACAAAAGCCTTAACGGGTCGAAATCTACAAGATGACGAGTTTGAGTTTGAATTATACGATGGACAAAACAAGCTACTTCAAACAGTTAAAAATAAAGCGGATGGTACGATTCCTTTCAAAGCTCTTAAGTTCACCAAGACTGGTCTTTACAACTACCTTATCAAAGAGAAAGCAGGTAAGGTTCCAGGTGTTGGCTACGATAAACAACCAATTAGAGTTACCATTCGTGTTCAACAAGAAGATGATGGACAGTTGATTTACAATATCGTCTACCTCGGTCTTGACGAGAGCGGTAAGAATAAAATTTCTAAACAAAGCTTTACAAATAAATATACTGCCAAAGGTACCGATGCTACTTTCTCTGTCACGAAGAAATTAACCGGACGTGCTTTGAAGGATGGCGAGTTTAGTTTTGATCTGAAAGAAGATGGCAAGGCAGATGTTCTTCAAACCAAGAAGAATGACAAAGCTGGTAAGGTTCAATTTGATGCAATTAAGTATCAAACTGTTGGTACTCACAAGTACACCATTACTGAGAAAAATACAGGATTGGGTGGTGTGACTTACGACACCAAGACCATCAAGGTAACAGTTGAAGTCACCGATAATGGTAAAGGTCAGCTTGTTTCAAAAGTAACCTATGAAAACAATGACCAAACCTTCAACAATACATACTCTAGTCAAAAGGTTAGTGCACAACTAAGCGTAACCAAAGAACTGACAGGTCGTGCATTAAACGATCAAGAGTTTGAATTTGAATTAGTCGGATCTGATGACAACGTTCGTCAGACTACGAAAAATGCAGCAGACGGTCGTGTTACTTTTGATACGATTGACTATACAAAAGTTGGCACTTATCATTACACCATCAAAGAGAAAGACAATGGCTTAGGTGGTGTGACCTATGATAAGAAAGAAATCAAAGCGACTGTCAAAGTTACTGATGATGGCAATGGTCAGTTAGTTGCCCAAGTATCTTATGATACAGCTAATCCAACCTTCCGCAATACTTACCTTGCTAAGGAAACAACTGCGACATTAGAAGCGAACAAAGTGCTAACTGGTCGCGACCTAGAAGCGAATGAATTTGCCTTTGACTTGATTGATCCAAACGGTAAAGTGGTGGATACCGTTAAGAACGCTAAAGATGGTAAGATTTCATTTAAAGAGTTGGCATTCAAAACAGCTGGAACTTATACTTATACCATTAAAGAACAAGCTGGTGCTTTAGGCGGTGTGAAGTATGACACCAAAGTAATCAAAGCAACAGTCACTGTCACGGATGATGGTAAAGGTCAACTACATGCAACAGTTGCTTATGAAAACAACCAAAACACCTTCACGAATACTTATTTAGCAGATAAAGCCACTGCAACTCTTTCTGCTAAGAAGCTATTAGAAGGTCGTCACCTCAAAGAAGGGGAATTTGAATTTGAACTGACTGGTACAGACGATCAAGTTCGCCAAACGAAGACAAATGCACAAGATGGTAGCGTCACTTTCGATACCATTGAGTATACTAAGGTGGGTACTTATCACTACACCATCACCGAAAAAGATACGAAACTCGGTGGTGTGAAATATGACACCAAAGTGATCAAAGTGACAGTCACTGTTACAGACGATGGTCAAGGCCGCTTAGTAACAAAAGTTGCTTATGAAAAAGATGATCAGACCTTCAAGAACACTTATTCCGCTGCAAAAACAAACGCACAACTCTCTGTTAAGAAAGCCTTGACAGGTCGTGCTTTGAAAGATGGCGAGTTTGAGTTTGAATTGAAAGGTCAAGATGATAAAGTTACTCAAAGCAAGAAGAATGCTCAAGACGGTAGTGTCACTTTCGACACCATTGAGTACACGAAAGCTAGTACCTATCATTACACCATCACTGAAAAGGATACAAAACTTCAAGGAATCACTTATGATAAGAAGGTGATTAAGGTGACAGTAACAGTCACAGATGATGGTAATGGTCATTTGGTTGCCAAAGTAAGTTACGACAAGAACATAAAGACATTTGAAAATCGCTATACTCCACCAAAGAAAGGTTTGCCTAAGACAGGTACGGTCATTCATACAGTAGCTATTTTCATTGGTTTGATTGTTTTGGTCGGTGCAGTTTATCTCATCAAGAAGAAATCTTGA
- a CDS encoding TetR/AcrR family transcriptional regulator — MVLNTREKILEAFFELAMEHPNKMHFSLAEIAKKAGISRQAIYKRHFNGNHEILDYIHKELDAEFRMIFQTYDKKVYPDPFVFFAEVVIPILYTHRKQISCLFTTAADPYWREFLRNTYGQWIEQHITIDYQKLNIPKEKAAQVLVRGILIFIEIWITQPEPTPPEQFAETFLKLIHFPLTDYVCFKQTSSNDKLIVTNSLEDKERE, encoded by the coding sequence ATGGTACTTAATACGAGAGAAAAAATTCTAGAGGCTTTTTTTGAGCTTGCTATGGAACATCCAAATAAAATGCATTTTTCTTTAGCAGAAATTGCCAAAAAGGCTGGAATTTCAAGACAAGCCATTTATAAACGTCATTTCAATGGAAATCATGAAATTCTAGACTATATTCATAAAGAACTTGATGCTGAATTTCGAATGATTTTTCAAACTTATGATAAGAAAGTTTATCCTGATCCTTTTGTCTTTTTTGCAGAGGTAGTGATTCCTATCTTATACACCCACCGAAAACAAATCAGCTGTCTTTTTACAACAGCAGCAGATCCATATTGGAGGGAATTTTTACGAAATACCTATGGACAATGGATTGAACAACATATTACGATTGACTATCAAAAATTAAATATTCCAAAAGAAAAGGCCGCTCAAGTTCTTGTTAGAGGAATTTTGATCTTTATCGAAATTTGGATTACTCAACCTGAACCTACCCCTCCTGAACAATTTGCAGAAACCTTTTTAAAGTTGATTCATTTCCCTCTGACAGACTATGTTTGTTTCAAGCAAACTTCCTCTAATGACAAACTAATCGTTACAAACAGTTTGGAAGATAAAGAAAGGGAGTGA
- a CDS encoding ABC1 kinase family protein has product MANKRLREILTAFSAVGWSNLKDRKKPLDEKKAPKQLREAFEQLGPSFVKIGQILSTRSDLLPEIYIKELSKLQDDVNPLDKETVMAAIEDELKRPIEQLFSDVSQEHLASASVAQTHRAVLLNGDEVVLKIQRPHIQEQITEDLALLVRLARHFPKHLLPMVDLPKILQQLQTTLLNEIDFRNEAKYMDEFAQYNQDIPCVGVPKVYPEFTTPHLIVEEYIPGVRINQYAFLQEAGYDLEDIGQKLMLSFIKQVFKDGFFHGDPHPGNLLIHEGKIYFIDFGIMGELETGFRMSLNDMLSSFTTQDIDSMTQAILTITTASEPINKLQLEQDVERMLTKYGNLELGSLSITDMFEDVVAVCTRHHLQVPSQMTILEKAALQIEGLFRELAPNINLMTLAKQYFLENMKSDILHQTLSYDSFLIELLYLLRHGKSIPRRLHQLVEQVVNGRLVVNHDLIDYNQRFRRIESVANRLILSLIFLALLLTGGILTLNPDMLFLAKFLLTLAGLVLVWLFYLIIRSTKK; this is encoded by the coding sequence ATGGCAAACAAGCGCTTACGAGAGATTCTAACAGCCTTTAGTGCAGTCGGCTGGTCCAATCTGAAAGATCGAAAAAAACCGTTGGACGAGAAAAAAGCTCCCAAGCAATTGCGAGAAGCTTTTGAACAACTAGGACCCAGTTTTGTAAAAATCGGTCAAATTTTATCTACCCGTAGTGACTTATTGCCAGAAATCTATATCAAGGAATTGAGCAAGCTGCAAGATGACGTCAATCCTTTGGACAAAGAAACTGTTATGGCTGCGATTGAAGATGAGTTAAAGCGTCCGATTGAGCAACTCTTTTCAGATGTTTCACAAGAGCATTTGGCGAGCGCTTCCGTGGCACAAACTCATCGTGCTGTTTTGTTAAATGGCGATGAAGTCGTACTGAAAATTCAGCGTCCGCACATTCAAGAGCAAATTACAGAAGACCTTGCTCTTCTGGTTCGTTTAGCCCGTCATTTTCCCAAACATTTGCTGCCTATGGTGGATTTACCAAAGATTTTGCAACAGTTGCAGACAACATTGCTGAACGAAATTGACTTTCGCAACGAAGCTAAGTACATGGATGAGTTCGCCCAATACAATCAAGATATTCCTTGTGTTGGAGTGCCAAAAGTCTATCCAGAGTTTACCACTCCGCACTTGATTGTGGAGGAATATATTCCAGGTGTCCGTATCAATCAATATGCTTTTTTACAGGAGGCTGGCTATGACTTGGAAGATATTGGTCAGAAGCTCATGCTGAGCTTTATCAAACAAGTCTTTAAAGACGGATTCTTTCATGGTGATCCACACCCCGGCAATCTCTTGATTCATGAAGGAAAGATTTATTTTATTGATTTTGGGATTATGGGAGAATTGGAAACGGGTTTTCGTATGTCTCTAAACGACATGTTGTCTAGCTTTACGACACAGGATATTGACTCGATGACACAGGCCATTCTGACCATTACGACGGCTAGTGAACCAATCAATAAATTACAACTAGAGCAAGATGTTGAACGCATGCTAACCAAATACGGCAATTTAGAGTTGGGCTCCTTATCTATTACAGATATGTTTGAGGACGTAGTGGCGGTTTGTACACGTCATCATTTGCAAGTACCGTCCCAGATGACGATCTTAGAAAAAGCAGCCCTGCAAATTGAGGGACTCTTTCGCGAGTTAGCTCCTAATATCAATTTGATGACCTTAGCCAAGCAATATTTCCTTGAAAATATGAAATCAGACATCCTGCACCAGACTTTGAGTTATGATTCTTTCTTAATCGAACTACTCTACTTGCTGCGGCATGGGAAAAGCATTCCAAGACGGCTCCACCAGCTAGTGGAGCAGGTGGTGAATGGTCGCTTGGTTGTTAATCATGACTTGATAGACTACAATCAACGCTTTCGTCGCATCGAATCCGTAGCCAATCGTCTTATACTAAGTCTTATCTTTCTAGCTTTGCTATTGACAGGAGGGATTTTAACCCTCAATCCAGATATGCTGTTTTTAGCAAAATTTCTGTTAACATTAGCAGGCTTGGTATTAGTGTGGTTATTCTATCTTATCATCCGCTCCACAAAAAAATAA
- a CDS encoding phasin family protein → MDELKKVLLAGIGLTSMTYDKATEFVKELIAKGRLTVDEGKQLQSELKRKVNEKTAESPEEQSDDVYATKQDIERLEDKLDQLLKGFSKTEE, encoded by the coding sequence ATGGACGAATTGAAAAAAGTTTTGCTGGCAGGTATTGGATTGACTTCCATGACTTATGATAAAGCCACCGAATTTGTCAAAGAATTGATTGCCAAAGGTCGCTTGACGGTGGATGAAGGCAAACAGCTTCAGTCAGAGCTAAAGCGCAAAGTAAATGAAAAAACGGCTGAAAGTCCAGAGGAGCAATCCGATGATGTATATGCCACCAAGCAAGATATTGAACGACTAGAAGATAAACTAGATCAACTACTCAAAGGATTTTCAAAAACAGAAGAATAA
- a CDS encoding Nramp family divalent metal transporter: MSDKKVSLSEVNQSIVTPKNAGFFRTLLAFSGPGMLVAVGYMDPGNWITSVVGGATYRYLLLSAVLVSSVMAMQLQQMAGKLGIVTRMDLAQAIAAHTSKPVRYLLWVITELALMATDLAEVIGAGIALHLLFGWSLLFSILITVFDVFLLLFLMKLGFRKIEAIVGTLILTILLIFLYLVILAKPDLHHILSGYLPNVAAYQHTASKNGTSVLTLALGIVGATVMPHNLYLHSSIAQTRKVNYKAKQSVHEAVRFMTWDSNIQLSLAFVVNSLLLILGAALFFEHADKIGAFSAMYNALKDPQIAGAIASPILSTLFAVALLASGQNSTITGTLTGQIVMEGFLNMKLPPWFLRLVTRLLALLPVVIVAILYGDKEQVLDNLLVYSQVFLSVALPFSIFPLVYFTSNKKLMGEFVNSKWNTYLAYAVSILLTILNVKLVVDLF, translated from the coding sequence ATGTCAGACAAAAAGGTTTCCTTAAGTGAAGTTAACCAAAGTATTGTAACGCCTAAAAACGCTGGTTTCTTTCGTACTTTATTAGCTTTTTCAGGGCCGGGAATGCTGGTTGCCGTTGGTTATATGGATCCGGGAAATTGGATTACAAGTGTTGTAGGTGGTGCTACCTATCGTTATTTGCTCTTATCAGCTGTCTTGGTTTCTTCTGTAATGGCTATGCAATTGCAGCAAATGGCGGGAAAATTAGGAATTGTCACAAGGATGGATTTGGCACAAGCCATTGCGGCTCATACGTCAAAGCCAGTTCGCTATCTCCTTTGGGTTATTACAGAGTTGGCTTTAATGGCAACGGACTTGGCAGAAGTCATCGGTGCAGGGATTGCGCTTCATTTACTATTTGGTTGGTCTTTGTTATTTTCGATTTTGATTACAGTCTTTGATGTTTTCTTGTTGCTTTTTTTGATGAAATTAGGCTTTCGTAAGATTGAAGCAATCGTTGGAACGCTGATTTTAACTATTTTATTGATTTTCTTATATCTGGTGATCCTTGCAAAGCCAGATCTTCATCATATTTTATCAGGATATTTGCCAAATGTAGCAGCTTATCAACATACGGCTAGTAAAAATGGAACGTCCGTTTTGACCTTAGCACTGGGCATTGTGGGGGCAACGGTCATGCCACACAATCTGTATTTGCACTCTTCTATCGCGCAAACGCGAAAAGTTAATTACAAAGCCAAACAATCCGTGCATGAAGCTGTACGGTTTATGACGTGGGACTCGAATATTCAATTGAGTTTGGCTTTTGTGGTTAATTCTTTGTTGTTGATTTTAGGGGCAGCATTATTCTTTGAACATGCGGATAAAATTGGTGCTTTTTCTGCAATGTACAATGCCTTAAAAGACCCTCAAATTGCTGGTGCTATTGCTAGTCCTATCCTCTCAACGCTCTTTGCAGTGGCTTTGTTAGCGAGTGGTCAAAACTCAACTATTACAGGAACTTTAACGGGACAAATTGTGATGGAAGGCTTCTTAAACATGAAGCTACCACCGTGGTTTCTCCGCTTGGTAACCCGCTTACTAGCTCTTTTACCGGTTGTGATTGTTGCTATTTTATACGGAGACAAAGAACAGGTGCTAGACAATCTTTTGGTCTATTCCCAAGTCTTTCTTTCAGTCGCCTTGCCATTTTCAATCTTTCCACTCGTGTATTTCACCTCTAATAAAAAGCTCATGGGCGAATTTGTCAACAGCAAATGGAATACCTACTTAGCTTATGCCGTTTCTATTTTATTAACTATTTTGAATGTAAAACTTGTGGTTGATCTTTTTTAA
- a CDS encoding DUF1304 domain-containing protein: MSLITTILATLVALEHLYIFYLESIATQSDSTSRVFNMTKEELSRPSVTSLFKNQGVYNAFLVLFLLYGLYISHNLEIVTVFVLFVIGVAAYGAVTANKKIILTQGGPAILAILSILLFK; this comes from the coding sequence ATGTCACTCATTACTACTATATTAGCTACACTTGTCGCACTGGAACACCTCTATATCTTTTATCTAGAAAGTATCGCTACCCAGTCAGACAGCACCAGCCGAGTCTTTAATATGACAAAGGAAGAATTATCTCGCCCGTCCGTTACTTCCTTGTTTAAAAATCAAGGGGTTTACAATGCCTTTTTAGTTCTTTTCCTACTATATGGCTTGTATATTTCACATAATTTAGAAATTGTGACCGTTTTTGTTTTGTTTGTTATCGGGGTTGCAGCGTATGGTGCAGTCACAGCTAACAAGAAAATCATCTTGACTCAAGGCGGACCTGCGATTTTAGCTATTCTAAGCATTTTATTGTTTAAATAG
- a CDS encoding MarR family winged helix-turn-helix transcriptional regulator, with translation MVAIHHLLYQLHLTDQAITQLFEKKLEISLTRYEILTFLLDNAPCSQVAVQEVLKIDPAALTRHFKFLEERGYVQRSRNPKNQREVLVNVTNVAKEQLLHEPPTYHVNVKKQMEKVLSDDEQRTLSTLLEKLVSGLDQITVEKH, from the coding sequence ATGGTTGCCATTCATCACCTGCTATATCAATTGCATTTAACCGATCAAGCCATCACGCAACTCTTTGAGAAAAAATTAGAAATCAGCTTAACGCGGTATGAGATACTGACCTTTTTATTGGACAATGCTCCATGCAGTCAAGTTGCTGTGCAAGAGGTCTTAAAAATCGATCCTGCAGCCTTGACTCGGCATTTCAAATTTTTAGAAGAGCGCGGATATGTTCAACGGAGCCGCAATCCCAAAAATCAACGAGAGGTTCTAGTGAATGTAACGAATGTTGCAAAAGAGCAGCTTTTGCATGAGCCACCGACCTATCATGTAAATGTCAAAAAGCAAATGGAAAAAGTTCTCTCGGATGATGAGCAAAGGACGCTGAGCACTTTATTAGAAAAACTTGTATCTGGCTTAGATCAGATTACCGTGGAAAAACATTAG